Proteins encoded within one genomic window of Brassica napus cultivar Da-Ae unplaced genomic scaffold, Da-Ae ScsIHWf_2621;HRSCAF=3370, whole genome shotgun sequence:
- the LOC106410443 gene encoding transcriptional corepressor SEUSS, with amino-acid sequence MVPSEAPNPVGSGENVPTGGAPLPSQPAFPQFSNNMSMSMLGNAPNISSLLNNHSFVNGTGAESDPLSSVGFSGLSSFNASMVSPSSSGQVQGHQFSNQLFAEQQRNKKMEPQNFQQQQQQQFPTVRGGVGPVKLEPGQVSNDQQQQKMLRNLGSSVKLEPQQLQAMRSMAQVKMEPQQHSEQSLFLQQQRQQQQFLQMPGQSSSQAQMNNIFQQQRLMQLQQQQQLLKSMPQQRPQLPQQSLPLRPPMKPVYEPGMGAQRLTQYMYRQQHRPEDNNIEFWRKFVAEYFAPNAKKRWCVSMYGSGRQTTGVFPQDVWHCEICNRKPGRGFEATAEVLPRLFKIKYESGTLEELLYVDMPRESQNSSGQIVLEYAKATQESVFEHLRVVRDGQLRIVFSPDLKIFSWEFCARRHEELIPRRLLIPQVSQLGSAAQKYQQAAQNATTDSALPELQNNCNMFVASARQLAKALEVPLVNDLGYTKRYVRCLQISEVVNSMKDLIDYSRETRTGPIESLAKFPRRTGPSSVLPGPSPQQPNEQLRQIANNDQSSGVNYAFNAASACTSSTSSIAGLIHQNSMKQRHQNAAYNPPNSPYGGNSVQMASPSSSGTMAPLSQQHNLTSFQSPTSSSNNNNNLSQNGMTCVNNHMGSTAIQQAAGDEANGSSSVQKILNEILMSNQAHNTLGGGSMVGSEGKGGSNVNSSDVLMMNGQVNNNSSNTNIGGGGGVGMGANGNNGLMNGRVGMLVRDPNVQPDLGNQLLGAVNGFNNFQRDWNA; translated from the exons ATGGTGCCATCAGAGGCGCCAAATCCTGTTGGAAGTGGCGAAAATGTTCCGACAGGAGGAGCTCCTCTTCCTTCACAACCAGCATTTCCTCAGTTCAGTAACAACATGAGTATGAGTATGCTCGGGAATGCTCCAAACATCTCTTCCCTCCTCAACAACCATTCTTTCGTAAACGGCACTGGGGCCGAGTCAGACCCTCTGTCTAGCGTCGGGTTTAGTGGTTTGTCATCCTTCAACGCCTCTATGGTTTCGCCAAGCTCGTCTGGTCAAGTTCAGGGTCATCAATTCTCTAACCAGTTGTTCGCTGAGCAGCAACGGAATAAGAAAATGGAGCCTCAGAAttttcaacaacaacaacagcagcaGTTTCCGACAGTGCGTGGAGGTGTGGGACCTGTCAAGTTGGAACCTGGTCAGGTCTCTAACGACCAGCAGCAACAGAAAATGTTGAGAAACCTAGGATCATCAGTTAAGTTGGAACCGCAACAACTTCAGGCGATGAGAAGCATGGCCCAAGTGAAAATGGAGCCTCAACAACATTCAGAGCAGTCACTGTTTCTTCAGCAGCAGAGGCAACAACAGCAGTTTCTTCAAATGCCTGGGCAATCTTCTTCGCAGGCtcaaatgaataatatatttcaGCAGCAGAGACTTATGCAacttcaacaacagcaacaacTCCTCAAATCAATGCCTCAACAACGTCCTCAATTGCCACAACAGAGTTTGCCTCTCAGGCCACCTATGAAGCCAGTGTATGAACCCGGCATGGGTGCTCAGCGTCTTACACAGTATATGTACCGACAACAACATAGGCCTGAA GACAATAACATTGAGTTCTGGAGAAAATTTGTAGCTGAGTACTTTGCTCCTAATGCGAAGAAGAGATGGTGCGTTTCTATGTACGGCAGTGGCCGGCAAACAACTGGCGTTTTCCCTCAG GATGTGTGGCACTGTGAGATATGCAACCGAAAGCCTGGACGTGGTTTTG AGGCAACCGCCGAAGTCCTGCCGCGGCTTTTTAAGATTAAGTATGAAAGTGGAACTCTGGAAGAACTTTTATATGTGGATATGCCAAGGGAATCTCAGAATTCATCTGGTCAAATTGTCCTGGAGTACGCAAAAGCAACCCAAGAGAGTGTATTTGAGCATCTTCGAGTTGTTCGTGATGGCCAACTTCGAATAGTTTTCTCCCCAGATCTTAAG ATATTCTCTTGGGAATTTTGTGCTCGGAGACATGAAGAGCTTATTCCACGAAGGCTTTTGATACCTCAG GTTAGTCAGCTTGGATCAGCAGCTCAGAAATATCAGCAAGCCGCTCAAAATGCAACAACAGATTCTGCTCTTCCAGAGTTACAAAATAATTGCAACAT GTTTGTTGCATCTGCTAGACAGTTGGCAAAGGCCTTGGAAGTACCACTCGTGAATGATTTGGGATACACAAAGAGATATGTTCGGTGTTTGCAG ATCTCGGAGGTTGTAAATAGTATGAAGGACTTGATAGATTATAGCAGAGAAACAAGAACAGGACCAATCG AGAGTTTAGCCAAGTTTCCTCGGAGAACAGGTCCTTCGTCTGTACTGCCTGGTCCTTCTCCTCAGCAACCCAATGAACAGCTAAGGCAGATTGCAAACAACGATCAGAGTTCTGGAGTAAACTATGCCTTTAATGCAGCTTCTGCATGCACCTCCTCCACAAGCAGCATCGCAGGGCTCATCCACCAGAATTCCATGAAGCAAAGGCATCAGAACGCTGCTTACAATCCACCAAACAGTCCTTATGGTGGAAACTCAGTTCAGATGGCGTCACCTAGTTCCTCGGGCACCATGGCGCCATTATCCCAGCAACACAACCTGACATCATTTCAGTCTCCAACTTCCTCgtctaacaacaacaacaatctctCTCAAAACGGGATGACATGTGTTAACAATCACATGGGTTCCACAGCAATTCAACAGGCTGCAGGTGATGAAGCAAACGGGTCTAGTTCGGTGCAGAAGATACTGAATGAAATCCTGATGAGCAACCAAGCTCACAATACCTTAGGAGGAGGAAGTATGGTTGGGAGCGAGGGGAAGGGAGGTAGTAATGTAAATAGCTCCGATGTTCTGATGATGAACGGTCAAGTGAACAACAACAGCAGCAACACAAACattggaggaggaggtggtgttGGGATGGGAGCTAACGGGAACAATGGTCTGATGAACGGAAGAGTTGGGATGTTGGTGAGGGATCCAAACGTGCAACCGGATCTAGGGAACCAACTCTTAGGAGCAGTCAATGGTTTCAACAATTTTCAGCGTGATTGGAACGCATGA
- the LOC125601646 gene encoding ribosome maturation protein SBDS-like: protein MSKTLVQPVGQKRLTNVAVVRLKKQGNRFEIACYKNKVLSWRSGVEKDIDEVLQSHTVYSNVSKGVLAKSKDLIKVFGSDDHTKICLEILDKGELQVAGKERESQLSSQFRDIATIVMQKTINPETQRPYTISMVERLMHEIHFAVDPNSNSKKQALDVIRELQKHFPIKRSPMRLRLTVPVQNFASLLDKLKEWDSSLVSKDESGTQMSTVCEMEPGLYRECDSFVRNMQGRLEILAVSVHAEGDTSMDHYDEHDDMALQTNKPLLPVETEADPVVELSKKMHKQEIGTSSNTKEEEGEGKGIKCSTCNTFVGEAKQYREHFKSDWHKHNLKRKTRKLPPLTAEECSAEVDMDDSRSDLKDYSF, encoded by the exons atgtcgAAGACGCTGGTGCAGCCGGTAGGACAGAAGAGGTTGACGAACGTCGCAGTGGTTCGATTGAAAAAGCAAGGCAACCGCTTCGAGATCGCTTGCTACAAGAACAAGGTCCTTTCGTGGCGTTCCGGCGT AGAGAAGGACATCGATGAAGTGTTGCAGTCACATACCGTTTACTCAAATGTGTCCAAAGGAGTTCTTGCTAAATCTAAAGACTTGATAAAGGTGTTTGGATCTGATGATCACACCAAGATCTGCTTGGAGATTTTGGACAAAGGTGAGCTTCAAGTTGCtgggaaagagagagagtcaCAGTTGTCAAGCCAGTTTCGGGATATTGCTACCATTGTAATGCAGAAAACCATTAACCCTGAAACCCAACGCCCTTATACCATTAGCATGGTCGAGCGTCTTATGCATGAGATCCATTTTGCTGTTGATCCTAATAGCAACTCCAAGAAGCAG GCTCTTGATGTCATCCGTGAGCTGCAGAAGCACTTCCCTATAAAGCGTTCTCCAATGAGGCTTCGTCTCACTGTTCCTGTTCAGAACTTCGCCTCCCTTCTGGACAAGCTTAAAGAATGGGACTCTTCTCTTGTCTCCAAAGACGAATCTGGAACTCAGATGTCCACT GTCTGCGAGATGGAACCGGGACTATACCGAGAGTGTGATTCCTTTGTGAGGAATATGCAGGGGAGATTAGAGATACTCGCTGTATCGGTTCATGCTGAAGGTGACACAAGCATGGATCATTACGATGAGCATGACGATATGGCATTGCAGACAAACAAGCCATTGTTACCTGTTGAGACTGAGGCCGATCCTGTCGTTGAACTTAGCAAGAAAATGCACAAGCAAGAGATTGGTACTAGTAGTAacacaaaggaagaagaaggagaaggaaaaGGGATCAAGTGCAGTACCTGCAACACGTTTGTTGGAGAAGCTAAGCAATACAGAGAGCATTTCAAGAGTGATTGGCACAAACACAACCTGAAGCGAAAGACTCGTAAACTCCCTCCTCTTACTGCTGAAGAATGCTCGGCTGAGGTTGACATGGATGACTCCAGATCAGACTTGAAAGACTACTCTTTCTGA